The Beijerinckiaceae bacterium RH AL1 genome has a segment encoding these proteins:
- a CDS encoding protein of unknown function (ID:RHAL1_00284;~source:Prodigal:2.6), which yields MKPPPERTADPHGEFWVIFQSGGQLAFYPQALDLPKLRELMDRAVERLSIGSQC from the coding sequence ATGAAGCCGCCGCCCGAACGCACCGCGGACCCGCACGGAGAGTTCTGGGTGATCTTCCAATCCGGGGGGCAGCTGGCATTCTACCCGCAGGCACTCGACCTGCCAAAGCTCCGCGAGCTCATGGATCGTGCCGTCGAACGGCTGTCAATCGGCTCGCAATGTTGA
- a CDS encoding Phage integrase family protein (ID:RHAL1_00285;~source:Prodigal:2.6), with protein MPGPVRFANGVYHLNVRVPIDLVARLRGTTVTLPVDGLDVTVRTGDKVIVSLRTTEKLEARRRFTPAFAALQAHWNAVRLGPKPLTHKQAVALSGDIYRVMVDREDEPGDFAGIARAHEEAIEAFQAVEVDAPLEAFPNEDPEGPPTVGFPGMDPAEPLEAPPLSAISAAFFAEMQLPMGPQWLTWRHGGDLATPFFSMSYTRALEDLFGADADAVCARHQLNLDPESRHQLLKQIGNATIAGAARLKQFAGGDYSPDPFANQFPEFEKDGRVTVALLFDRWQTANKGVVEASTIRRYTPSLNSLAAFLRDKDVRRIDQDDIWAWAEHRRDVDGIAAATVNRNDLVAAASVFTFATTRDGKRLRADNPVAGVRLVEPKKKVTREPFFKAREVKDILTLSRGVQVRGAHARQAASRRWVPWICAYSGARVQEPCWLQKKDVYRDDDTSIWVMRFPQTKNGLARVVPLHDELIAEGLLDYVQCADDGYLFVDDRRPRKGTSRTIQEQRASQIAEWIGDHVDLDDGVDPNHGWRHTFITRSTGKMETRIQHAICGHNQKRTVADGYFTATIGEMKAALDRFPPFNV; from the coding sequence ATGCCCGGTCCCGTCCGTTTCGCGAACGGCGTCTACCACCTGAATGTCCGCGTCCCGATCGACCTCGTTGCACGGCTTCGAGGGACCACGGTCACCTTGCCCGTCGACGGCCTGGACGTGACCGTTCGCACGGGCGACAAGGTCATCGTCTCGCTGCGCACGACCGAAAAACTGGAAGCCCGCAGGCGCTTCACCCCGGCCTTCGCGGCGCTTCAGGCGCACTGGAACGCGGTCCGGCTGGGACCGAAGCCGCTCACCCACAAGCAGGCCGTGGCGCTGTCCGGCGACATCTACCGCGTGATGGTCGATCGAGAGGACGAGCCGGGCGACTTCGCTGGTATCGCGCGCGCCCACGAGGAGGCCATCGAGGCCTTCCAGGCGGTCGAGGTCGACGCGCCGCTCGAGGCGTTCCCGAACGAGGATCCCGAGGGACCACCAACCGTGGGGTTCCCTGGTATGGATCCGGCCGAGCCGCTCGAGGCCCCACCCCTCTCGGCCATCAGCGCAGCCTTCTTCGCCGAGATGCAGCTACCGATGGGACCGCAATGGCTCACGTGGCGTCACGGTGGCGACCTGGCCACGCCGTTCTTCTCGATGAGCTACACGCGGGCGCTCGAGGACCTCTTCGGCGCCGACGCCGACGCGGTATGCGCGCGCCACCAACTCAACCTCGACCCCGAGAGTCGGCATCAACTGCTCAAGCAGATCGGCAACGCCACGATCGCCGGCGCCGCGCGGCTCAAGCAGTTTGCGGGCGGCGATTACTCGCCGGATCCGTTCGCGAACCAATTTCCGGAGTTCGAGAAGGACGGCCGGGTCACGGTCGCGCTGCTGTTCGACCGCTGGCAGACCGCCAACAAGGGCGTCGTTGAGGCCTCGACGATCCGGCGTTACACGCCGTCCTTGAACAGCCTGGCGGCGTTCCTGAGGGACAAGGACGTCAGGCGGATCGACCAGGACGACATCTGGGCGTGGGCCGAGCATCGCCGCGACGTCGACGGCATCGCGGCTGCCACCGTCAATCGCAACGACCTTGTCGCCGCCGCATCCGTGTTCACCTTCGCGACCACGCGAGACGGCAAGCGGCTGCGCGCAGATAACCCCGTCGCCGGCGTCCGACTCGTCGAGCCGAAAAAGAAGGTGACGCGCGAGCCTTTCTTCAAGGCGCGGGAGGTCAAGGACATCCTCACACTGTCGCGCGGCGTCCAGGTGCGCGGCGCGCACGCCCGCCAGGCCGCTTCGCGGCGCTGGGTGCCTTGGATCTGCGCCTATTCAGGCGCGCGCGTGCAGGAGCCCTGCTGGCTGCAGAAGAAGGACGTCTATCGCGACGATGACACCAGCATCTGGGTGATGCGGTTCCCGCAGACCAAAAACGGTCTCGCCCGCGTGGTCCCGCTGCACGACGAACTGATCGCGGAGGGCTTGCTCGACTACGTGCAATGCGCGGATGACGGCTATCTGTTCGTCGACGATCGGCGCCCGCGAAAAGGCACGAGCCGAACCATCCAGGAGCAGCGCGCTAGCCAGATTGCCGAATGGATCGGCGATCATGTCGATCTCGACGACGGCGTCGACCCCAATCACGGCTGGCGCCATACGTTCATCACACGCTCGACCGGCAAGATGGAGACGAGGATCCAGCACGCCATCTGCGGCCACAACCAGAAGCGTACCGTCGCCGATGGCTACTTCACGGCGACGATCGGGGAGATGAAAGCCGCCCTGGACAGATTTCCCCCCTTCAACGTGTAG
- a CDS encoding protein of unknown function (ID:RHAL1_00286;~source:Prodigal:2.6) produces MNKNKTKHTNPDLKTIVRSLMNVEPSSIASLGAKSGAGGNIRAGLHEFMRAMLERSVGLLWAPDNYEVRLQNEAGARAMGYDAKTFNLLQIFALALVREPRRKRGLKDLVLREAHTNVVDLPRKTGTRSSVVELVAIASILFEPDFDAMRDAPGLAPGSVSVRALMSELLNVKPETLIRIYYDNQSDADKAFAKDPEGQTLAGLSAMLTRIVYHYSMIAGQNIDKISFLFATEHNYSDAEGAAAANLGAVLTLGLLEDGKRDLGFVA; encoded by the coding sequence ATGAATAAGAACAAGACAAAGCATACCAATCCCGACCTCAAGACTATTGTGCGCAGTCTGATGAACGTCGAACCATCATCGATCGCCTCATTAGGCGCCAAAAGCGGGGCTGGCGGCAATATAAGAGCTGGCCTCCACGAATTCATGCGCGCTATGCTCGAACGATCAGTCGGATTGCTCTGGGCCCCGGACAATTATGAGGTGCGTCTACAAAACGAAGCTGGCGCGCGTGCAATGGGATATGACGCGAAGACTTTCAATCTTCTTCAGATTTTCGCGCTGGCACTTGTCCGTGAGCCGCGCAGAAAACGCGGCTTGAAAGATTTGGTACTGCGCGAGGCCCACACGAATGTGGTTGATCTTCCTCGCAAGACTGGCACGCGTTCTTCAGTGGTAGAACTCGTTGCAATTGCCTCAATACTTTTCGAGCCGGACTTTGATGCAATGAGGGATGCCCCAGGTCTTGCACCAGGCTCGGTCTCAGTGCGAGCGCTGATGAGCGAGCTACTAAACGTAAAGCCGGAAACCTTGATTCGAATTTACTATGATAACCAGAGCGATGCAGACAAGGCGTTTGCAAAGGATCCCGAAGGACAAACCCTCGCCGGGCTATCAGCTATGCTGACACGCATCGTTTATCACTATTCTATGATCGCAGGACAAAATATAGATAAAATTAGCTTTCTATTTGCGACCGAACATAACTATTCAGACGCAGAAGGTGCTGCAGCAGCTAATCTTGGAGCGGTCTTGACTTTGGGGCTACTCGAAGACGGAAAGCGAGATCTGGGCTTCGTAGCCTAA
- a CDS encoding protein of unknown function (ID:RHAL1_00287;~source:Prodigal:2.6), with product MEGSFGIQMLAAASAHQRFDLSPFVALSPDFVDVVRGITIGAQPTLLARPRPDGESDAWISLVARAATCGAPMPLLYRCARGRADRLDETMAVAAALAQAALPGGVSVINPNAADRGLAVSALVLSSVLNQSSTVLVVADNIVVPPRGRDDTDDTIVDAGDHARDVVESLSTFSAAGERLLAVAAAAPVVTIIPTAMDARFAPKMVNPIVGVVGPLRYDRAASIAAVKACASWPLSDAVAGKFVALFPDVTASRRILDVAGRIPIVARKIGYAPRRQEIAAERNALAASLVAGLEPHIATSQAHRSGGDDEPFYRELITCSERDFLLDPDSGDRLRRAGVRVALFGIPGTGKTKFATAIASNLKCQCLHVQASDILAYKLGQLERNLRLVFQKARELGAVLIFDEFDSLGSSRSEAGSASYIVSMTNALLVEFDAHPLPIIIASNYFERIDTAIRRRFDVTAELLPIPGENEPIAFQRMLGIKNHTSIIGQTCVSDYSHARKMRTLTGDATLGAAIEAVRKARDIRLGTGSHAKKIGFF from the coding sequence ATGGAGGGCTCTTTCGGAATTCAAATGCTGGCCGCTGCATCTGCCCACCAGCGCTTCGACCTCAGCCCCTTCGTGGCGCTGAGCCCCGACTTCGTCGATGTCGTCCGCGGCATCACAATTGGCGCGCAGCCAACGCTGCTGGCTCGCCCCCGGCCCGACGGCGAAAGCGACGCCTGGATCAGTCTTGTCGCCCGGGCGGCTACCTGCGGCGCACCAATGCCTCTGCTTTATCGCTGCGCCAGAGGTCGAGCAGATCGACTTGACGAGACCATGGCCGTCGCTGCTGCCCTGGCTCAAGCCGCGCTCCCCGGCGGTGTCTCGGTGATCAACCCGAACGCTGCGGATCGTGGTCTAGCGGTTAGCGCCCTCGTACTCTCCTCGGTGCTTAATCAGTCGTCTACTGTCCTCGTCGTCGCCGACAATATCGTCGTGCCGCCGCGAGGGCGGGATGACACGGACGACACCATAGTCGATGCGGGAGACCACGCACGCGATGTCGTCGAGTCCCTGAGCACTTTCTCAGCCGCCGGAGAGCGCTTACTTGCAGTGGCGGCCGCGGCGCCGGTCGTGACGATCATCCCGACGGCAATGGACGCCCGGTTTGCGCCGAAAATGGTCAACCCGATCGTCGGCGTGGTCGGGCCGTTGCGCTACGACCGCGCCGCTTCGATTGCCGCGGTGAAGGCGTGCGCCTCGTGGCCACTGTCGGACGCCGTGGCAGGAAAATTTGTCGCGCTGTTCCCCGATGTCACCGCCTCGCGCCGAATTCTCGACGTCGCTGGGCGCATACCCATTGTCGCACGCAAGATTGGATACGCGCCCAGACGGCAGGAGATTGCGGCAGAGCGCAACGCCCTCGCGGCAAGTCTCGTCGCCGGTCTCGAGCCGCATATTGCGACATCGCAGGCGCATCGGTCAGGAGGCGACGATGAGCCGTTCTACCGGGAACTGATCACGTGCAGCGAGCGCGATTTCCTTCTCGATCCCGATAGTGGCGATCGGCTGAGGCGTGCCGGCGTCCGCGTCGCGCTATTTGGCATTCCTGGCACCGGGAAGACAAAGTTCGCCACGGCTATTGCAAGTAATCTAAAATGTCAGTGTTTACATGTACAAGCATCGGATATATTAGCATATAAATTGGGCCAGTTAGAAAGGAACTTACGCCTCGTATTCCAGAAAGCTCGCGAGCTTGGGGCAGTTCTTATTTTTGACGAATTCGACAGCCTCGGCTCTTCGAGATCAGAAGCAGGAAGCGCAAGCTATATCGTCAGCATGACGAATGCGCTTTTGGTAGAATTTGACGCGCACCCGCTGCCGATTATCATCGCGTCGAACTACTTTGAGCGCATAGATACTGCGATCCGACGCCGATTTGATGTTACTGCCGAACTGCTGCCGATTCCCGGTGAAAATGAGCCGATAGCTTTCCAACGCATGCTCGGAATCAAGAACCATACCAGCATCATTGGGCAAACCTGCGTCTCAGATTATTCGCATGCGCGCAAGATGCGCACGCTTACCGGAGACGCCACTCTTGGCGCCGCCATAGAGGCAGTCAGGAAAGCACGGGATATACGCCTTGGCACAGGGAGCCATGCGAAGAAGATCGGGTTTTTCTAG